Proteins from a genomic interval of Niabella soli DSM 19437:
- a CDS encoding TraR/DksA family transcriptional regulator encodes MATKKKTAVKSATARAGHSAKKAAPAKPARSAAGKAVAPKKAAKPAAKAPAKAASKTAKKPVVSKKPVAKPARPATVKAAKPSAKKVTAKPVVKASSKKTVPEKKPPVKKTVVKEIPVIEKKVAKKEEKKVVKAPKKVVVPKLSTRSSVKYQPDFTKSVLDTPAIEKAPSVIRYSDSDLAEFKEIILRKLDAAKKELAYLQGLITRRDEGGDMDEGRYMTMEDGSVSMEREQLSQLASRQITFIDHLEKALMRVENKTYGICRVTGHLIDKARLRAVPHATLSMEAKSMMNR; translated from the coding sequence ATGGCTACAAAGAAAAAAACAGCGGTAAAGTCGGCCACGGCCCGAGCCGGACATTCAGCTAAGAAAGCAGCGCCTGCAAAACCTGCTCGTTCTGCAGCGGGAAAAGCAGTTGCTCCTAAAAAGGCTGCCAAGCCTGCCGCGAAAGCACCTGCAAAAGCTGCCTCTAAAACAGCGAAAAAACCGGTTGTATCAAAAAAACCGGTGGCAAAACCTGCCCGCCCGGCAACAGTAAAAGCTGCAAAACCTTCTGCTAAGAAGGTAACAGCAAAGCCTGTGGTTAAAGCTTCGTCAAAAAAAACGGTACCGGAGAAAAAGCCGCCTGTTAAGAAAACCGTAGTTAAAGAGATACCCGTAATAGAAAAAAAAGTGGCAAAGAAAGAAGAAAAAAAAGTAGTAAAAGCTCCTAAAAAGGTGGTGGTTCCTAAACTTTCAACCAGGAGTTCGGTAAAATATCAACCCGATTTTACAAAAAGTGTACTGGATACGCCGGCTATTGAAAAAGCGCCGTCTGTAATACGGTATTCTGACAGTGATCTCGCAGAGTTCAAGGAGATCATTTTAAGAAAATTGGATGCTGCAAAAAAAGAACTGGCCTATTTGCAGGGATTGATCACCCGCAGGGATGAGGGGGGTGATATGGACGAAGGCCGGTACATGACCATGGAAGATGGCAGTGTAAGTATGGAGCGCGAGCAGTTGAGCCAGCTCGCCAGCCGGCAGATCACTTTTATTGATCATTTGGAAAAAGCCTTGATGCGCGTGGAAAATAAGACATATGGCATTTGCCGCGTAACCGGTCATTTGATAGACAAAGCGCGGTTACGTGCAGTACCCCACGCTACGTTGAGCATGGAGGCTAAATCAATGATGAACCGTTAA
- a CDS encoding YcxB family protein, whose amino-acid sequence MTINFGYDKRQVIQALRYHFISKKEIRIMIILVNVFAALALVLYALHKITPAAFLINSFLWLLLMISLWFVLPGVVYRKAETFKHSFTMYFNENDFTLEHTNGKRSWPYTALANYKESPHFFHLYFDERSFLLVPKTAFANADEASAFRHLLMEKVRTK is encoded by the coding sequence ATGACAATCAACTTTGGATATGACAAAAGGCAGGTAATTCAGGCATTACGGTATCATTTCATTTCCAAAAAGGAGATCAGGATCATGATCATCCTGGTTAACGTGTTTGCTGCGCTGGCGTTGGTTTTATACGCGCTGCACAAAATAACGCCGGCGGCCTTCCTCATCAATTCATTTCTTTGGCTGTTGTTGATGATAAGCCTGTGGTTTGTTTTACCCGGCGTGGTGTACAGAAAAGCGGAAACATTTAAGCATAGCTTTACAATGTATTTTAATGAAAATGATTTTACGTTGGAGCACACCAATGGTAAAAGGAGCTGGCCTTACACTGCGTTAGCCAATTATAAAGAAAGCCCACACTTTTTTCACCTGTATTTTGACGAACGGTCTTTTTTGCTGGTGCCAAAAACGGCATTTGCCAATGCTGATGAGGCTTCTGCATTCCGGCACTTGCTGATGGAAAAAGTACGTACAAAATAA
- a CDS encoding GNAT family N-acetyltransferase → MALKIIDHGSKEYRQMVDLRNEILRKPLGLVLTEDDLNADKNNVLIGAFEDEKMLGCCMLVKQSAQLVLLRQMAVLNDLQGKGIGRALLLFAENIARDMGYREISMQARKNALGFYEKMGYQEASNEFTNLTIPHIIMKKYI, encoded by the coding sequence ATGGCATTAAAGATTATAGATCACGGTTCCAAAGAATACCGGCAAATGGTGGACCTCCGCAATGAAATTTTGCGAAAACCATTGGGTCTGGTACTTACTGAAGACGATCTTAATGCCGACAAAAACAATGTGCTGATCGGGGCTTTTGAGGATGAGAAGATGCTGGGCTGTTGTATGTTGGTCAAGCAATCTGCTCAATTAGTGCTGTTACGACAAATGGCCGTATTGAACGATCTGCAGGGAAAGGGTATCGGAAGGGCCTTGCTGCTTTTTGCGGAAAATATTGCGCGCGATATGGGCTATCGTGAAATATCCATGCAGGCGCGTAAGAACGCATTGGGATTTTATGAAAAGATGGGGTACCAGGAAGCAAGTAACGAATTCACCAACCTCACCATTCCTCATATTATTATGAAGAAATACATCTGA
- a CDS encoding acyl carrier protein → MSDIASRVKKIIVDKLGVDEAEVTNEASFTNDLGADSLDTVELIMEFEKEFNISIPDEQAETITTVGQAVSYLEEHAK, encoded by the coding sequence ATGTCAGACATTGCATCAAGAGTTAAAAAAATTATCGTTGACAAGTTAGGCGTTGACGAAGCAGAAGTAACTAATGAAGCCTCTTTTACAAATGATCTGGGTGCCGATTCATTGGACACCGTTGAACTGATCATGGAATTTGAAAAAGAATTCAATATTTCTATTCCAGATGAGCAAGCCGAAACGATTACTACTGTTGGTCAGGCGGTATCTTATTTGGAAGAACACGCTAAGTAA